The following proteins come from a genomic window of Alnus glutinosa chromosome 10, dhAlnGlut1.1, whole genome shotgun sequence:
- the LOC133878928 gene encoding uncharacterized protein LOC133878928, with product MDDTYTKERLDRAVANPEWCSIFLIVSVLILATRTSDHNPMVVKFQECPPERCAVRRGFKFESCWMKDRESFEVIKEAWCNRAEGGVSMRAIQNSLAGCQEALSRWSCRKFGNVEDLIKRKSEQLMALQQSALLSSVDQIKLLQNELDDLLECEEMKWKQRAKHHWFSQGDRNTAFFHSWANHRRKINSIRWIYDEQGQVWRKYKDISRVVVGYFNSLYTSQGSIRVEECLQSVSPKVMQEMNAWLLHPFSEVEVRAALFQMHPLKSPGPDEFPPIFYQKNWDIVVLANRLKSILPHIISPEQSAFVPGRLITANVLVGFETLHTMATRLSGKEGFMAMKLDMSKAYDRIEWDFLEAMFRKLGFADDCLLFCKANMGEWRRFQGVLSTYEVASGQKINREKTTLFFSRNTKQEGRIWSKLNGWKEKLLTHAGKEVLLKSVIQAIPTYTMSVFRLPKTLTKEINSLMSKFWWSFKDNFNRISWWSWKKLGRKKEFGRMCFRELDCFNMAMLAKQGWRLLKFPDSLAARVLKEKYYPKSSFLMSSLGKRPSFAWRSIWNAKPLIEEGIMWRVGNGEWIEC from the exons ATGGATGACACATATACTAAAGAAAGACTAGACCGCGCAGTGGCAAACCCGGAATGGTGTTCCATTTTCCTCATTGTCTCGGTGTTGATACTGGCCACTAGAACTTCAGACCACAACCCCATGGTAGTGAAGTTTCAGGAGTGCCCTCCTGAGAGGTGTGCTGTTCGGAGAGGTTTTAAATTTGAGTCTTGTTGGATGAAAGACAGGGAGAGCTTTGAAGTTATTAAAGAAGCTTGGTGTAATAGGGCGGAAGGGGGAGTGTCTATGAGGGCTATCCAGAACAGTTTGGCGGGTTGTCAAGAGGCTTTGTCTAGGTGGAGTTGCCGCAAGTTTGGTAATGTAGAGGACTTGATTAAAAGGAAGTCTGAACAATTGATGGCATTGCAACAAAGTGCTTTACTTTCTAGTGTTGATCAAATTAAATTGCTTCAAAATGAACTTGATGACCTGCTGGAGTGTGAAGAGATGAAGTGGAAACAAAGAGCAAAACATCATTGGTTCAGTCAGGGGGATAGGAATACAGCCTTCTTCCACTCTTGGGCTAACCATAGAAGGAAGATCAATAGTATCCGATGGATTTATGATGAGCAGGGGCAAGTATGGAGAAAGTATAAAGATATTAGCAGGGTTGTTGTGGGGTATTTTAATAGTCTATACACCTCTCAAGGTTCAATCCGGGTAGAAGAATGCTTACAATCAGTGTCCCCCAAAGTTATGCAGGAGATGAATGCTTGGCTTCTACATCCTTTCTCAGAAGTTGAAGTAAGGGCAGCGCTTTTTCAGATGCACCCTCTCAAATCTCCGGGGCCAGACGAATTCCCACCAATCTTTTATCAAAAGAATTGGGATATTGTGG TGCTAGCAAATCGGTTGAAATCTATTTTGCCTCATATCATTTCTCCGGAGCAGAGTGCTTTTGTTCCGGGCCGTTTAATTACTGCTAATGTTCTAGTGGGTTTTGAAACACTTCATACCATGGCAACTAGGCTTTCGGGTAAGGAGGGTTTTATGGCGATGAAACTCGATATGAGTAAGGCATATGATAGAATAGAATGGGACTTCTTGGAGGCAATGTTTAGGAAACTAGGTTTTGCAG ATGATTGTCTTCTGTTTTGCAAAGCCAATATGGGAGAATGGAGGAGATTTCAAGGGGTCCTTTCCACCTATGAAGTTGCTTCGGGACAGAAGATTAATAGAGAGAAGACTACCCTGTTTTTCAGTAGGAACACTAAACAGGAG gGCAGGATTTGGTCTAAGCTTAATGGGTGGAAGGAGAAGCTTCTTACACATGCTGGAAAGGAAGTTCTTTTAAAGTCAGTCATTCAAGCAATCCCTACCTACACAATGAGTGTGTTCCGTCTCCCAAAAACTTTGACTAAAGAGATTAATTCTCTGATGAGTAAATTCTGGTGGAGCTTTAAAGATAATTTCAACAGAATTTCTTGGTGGTCATGGAAGAAACTGGGACGGAAGAAGGAGTTTGGAAGGATGTGCTTCAGAGAGCTGGATTGCTTTAACATGGCTATGCTAGCTAAACAGGGGTGGAGGTTGTTGAAATTTCCAGATTCTCTTGCAGCCCGAGTGCTTAAGGAGAAATATTATCCGAAGTCAAGCTTCTTGATGTCAAGTTTAGGCAAAAGGCCTTCTTTCGCTTGGAGAAGCATTTGGAACGCCAAACCATTGATTGAAGAAGGGATTATGTGGAGAGTGGGGAATGGGGAATGGATTGAATGTTAA
- the LOC133878929 gene encoding NAC domain-containing protein 41-like has translation MLPLGFRFKPTNEELISHYLVNKVKGEQLSWDGIPDCDLYGEKPPWEICGNKEEKAYFFTELKKLSKHRVARTAGCGVWHENCTVKIYDNPSDVIGARKLFNFNVKEGSTTKNSNWIMHEFSLVGEQQGTNCVLCTLQKKGSESSSGVKRRFEEESHQRKRVCCNIVECPPPQAIWIPAETDLETNMGSLPSSDPSDFNFDLETIISLQPPEVGDLPPEGGDLPILPPLEDFWDADCDALFA, from the coding sequence ATGCTGCCTTTAGGGTTTCGGTTCAAGCCCACCAACGAGGAGCTCATAAGCCACTACTTGGTGAATAAGGTCAAGGGCGAACAACTTTCCTGGGATGGCATCCCCGATTGTGATCTATACGGTGAGAAGCCTCCCTGGGAAATCTGCGGCAATAAGGAGGAGAAGGCTTACTTTTTCACGGAGTTGAAGAAGCTAAGCAAACATCGTGTGGCACGAACAGCCGGTTGTGGGGTTTGGCATGAAAATTGTACTGTCAAGATTTATGATAATCCGAGTGATGTTATCGGGGCCAGGAAACTCTTCAATTTCAATGTAAAAGAGGGCTCGACAACGAAGAACTCAAACTGGATCATGCACGAGTTCTCCCTCGTTGGGGAGCAACAGGGTACCAACTGTGTTCTCTGTACCCTTCAAAAGAAAGGATCAGAATCATCAAGTGGGGTCAAAAGACGCTTCGAGGAGGAATCTCATCAGAGAAAGAGGGTTTGCTGCAATATTGTTGAATGTCCACCGCCTCAGGCAATATGGATCCCAGCGGAGACTGATTTGGAAACCAACATGGGCTCTCTACCGTCCAGTGATCCCtctgattttaattttgatttggaaACCATCATTAGCTTACAGCCGCCAGAGGTTGGAGATCTGCCGCCAGAGGGTGGAGATCTGCCGATTCTTCCTCCattggaggatttttgggatGCTGACTGTGATGCTTTATTTGCCTAG